Proteins found in one Hippopotamus amphibius kiboko isolate mHipAmp2 chromosome 12, mHipAmp2.hap2, whole genome shotgun sequence genomic segment:
- the SPRYD3 gene encoding SPRY domain-containing protein 3 isoform X1, with translation MRRTRRPRFVLMNKMDDLNLHYRFLNWRRRIREIREVRAFRYQERFKHILVDGDTLSYHGNSGEVGCYVASRPLTKDSNYFEVSIVDSGVRGTIAVGLVPQHYSLDHQPGWLPDSVAYHADDGKLYNGRAKGRQFGSKCNSGDRIGCGIEPVSFDVQTAQIFFTKNGKRVGSTIMPMSPDGLFPAVGMHSLGEEVRLHLNAELGREDDSVMMVDSYEDEWGRLHDVRVCGTLLEYLGKGKSIVDVGLAQARHPLSTRSHYFEVEIVDPGEKCYIALGLARKDYPKNRHPGWSRGSVAYHADDGKIFHGSGVGDPFGPRCYKGDIMGCGIMFPRDYILDSEGDSDDSCDTVILSPTARAVRNVRNVMYLHQEGDEEEEEEEEEDDGEEIEQEHEGRKVVVFFTRNGKIIGKKDAVVPSGGFFPTIGMLSCGEKVKVDLHPLSG, from the exons GTTTGTTCTCATGAACAAGATGGATGACCTCAACCTGCACTACCGGTTTCTTAATTGGCGCCGGCGGATCCGGGAGATTCGAGAGGTCCGGGCTTTCCGATATCAGGAGAGGTTCAAGCACATTCTTGTCGATGGAGACACTTTGAG ttACCATGGAAACTCTGGTGAAGTTGGCTGCTACGTGGCTTCTCGACCCCTGACGAAGGACAGCAACTATTTTGAG gTGTCCATTGTGGACAGCGGGGTCCGAGGCACCATCGCTGTGGGGCTGGTCCCGCAGCACTACAGCTTGGATCACCAGCCTGGCTGGCTGCCAGACTCTGTCGCCTACCACGCTGATGATGGCAA GCTGTACAATGGCCGAGCCAAGGGCCGCCAGTTTGGGTCAAAGTGCAACTCTGGGGACCGGATTGGCTGTGGCATTGAGCCCGTGTCCTTTGATGTGCAGACCGCCCAGATCTTCTTCACCAAAAATGGGAAGCGG GTGGGCTCCACCATCATGCCCATGTCCCCCGACGGGCTGTTCCCAGCAGTGGGCATGCACTCCCTGGGTGAGGAGGTGCGACTGCACCTCAACGCTGAGCTGGGCCGCGAGGACGACAGCGTCATGATGGTGGACAGTTACGAGGACGAATGGGGCCGGCTGCATGACGTCAGAGTTTGCGGAACT CTGCTGGAGTACTTGGGCAAGGGCAAGAGCATCGTGGACGTAGGGCTGGCCCAGGCCCGGCACCCGCTGAGCACCCGTAGCCACTACTTCGAGGTGGAGATCGTGGACCCTGGAGAGAAATGCTACATCGCCTTGGGGCTGGCTCGGAAG GATTATCCCAAGAACAGGCACCCTGGCTGGAGCAGAGGCTCTGTGGCTTATCATGCAG ATGACGGGAAGATCTTCCATGGCAGTGGTGTGGGGGACCCCTTTGGGCCACGCTGTTACAAAGGGGATATTATGGGCTGTGGAATCATGTTCCCCCGGGACTACATTCTGGACAGTGAGG GTGACAGTGATGACAGTTGTGACACAGTGATCCTGTCCCCGACCGCCCGAGCTGTGCGGAATGTCCGGAATGTCATGTACCTGCACCAGGAAGGGgacgaggaagaggaggaagaggaagaggaagatgatgGGGAAGAGATAGAGCAGGAGCACGAGGGCAGGAAGGTGGTG GTTTTCTTCACTCGGAATGGCAAGATCATTGGGAAGAAGGATGCTGTTGTACCTTCCGGGGGCTTCTTCCCCACCATTGGGATGCTGAGCTGTGGGGAGAAAGTCAAAGTGGATCTGCACCCCTTGAGTGGCTAG
- the SPRYD3 gene encoding SPRY domain-containing protein 3 isoform X2 — MRRTRRPRFVLMNKMDDLNLHYRFLNWRRRIREIREVRAFRYQERFKHILVDGDTLSYHGNSGEVGCYVASRPLTKDSNYFEVSIVDSGVRGTIAVGLVPQHYSLDHQPGWLPDSVAYHADDGKLYNGRAKGRQFGSKCNSGDRIGCGIEPVSFDVQTAQIFFTKNGKRVGSTIMPMSPDGLFPAVGMHSLGEEVRLHLNAELGREDDSVMMVDSYEDEWGRLHDVRVCGTLLEYLGKGKSIVDVGLAQARHPLSTRSHYFEVEIVDPGEKCYIALGLARKDYPKNRHPGWSRGSVAYHADDGKIFHGSGVGDPFGPRCYKGDIMGCGIMFPRDYILDSEGFLHSEWQDHWEEGCCCTFRGLLPHHWDAELWGESQSGSAPLEWLGLLPWTGPFCLSLPFPGAQFLTP, encoded by the exons GTTTGTTCTCATGAACAAGATGGATGACCTCAACCTGCACTACCGGTTTCTTAATTGGCGCCGGCGGATCCGGGAGATTCGAGAGGTCCGGGCTTTCCGATATCAGGAGAGGTTCAAGCACATTCTTGTCGATGGAGACACTTTGAG ttACCATGGAAACTCTGGTGAAGTTGGCTGCTACGTGGCTTCTCGACCCCTGACGAAGGACAGCAACTATTTTGAG gTGTCCATTGTGGACAGCGGGGTCCGAGGCACCATCGCTGTGGGGCTGGTCCCGCAGCACTACAGCTTGGATCACCAGCCTGGCTGGCTGCCAGACTCTGTCGCCTACCACGCTGATGATGGCAA GCTGTACAATGGCCGAGCCAAGGGCCGCCAGTTTGGGTCAAAGTGCAACTCTGGGGACCGGATTGGCTGTGGCATTGAGCCCGTGTCCTTTGATGTGCAGACCGCCCAGATCTTCTTCACCAAAAATGGGAAGCGG GTGGGCTCCACCATCATGCCCATGTCCCCCGACGGGCTGTTCCCAGCAGTGGGCATGCACTCCCTGGGTGAGGAGGTGCGACTGCACCTCAACGCTGAGCTGGGCCGCGAGGACGACAGCGTCATGATGGTGGACAGTTACGAGGACGAATGGGGCCGGCTGCATGACGTCAGAGTTTGCGGAACT CTGCTGGAGTACTTGGGCAAGGGCAAGAGCATCGTGGACGTAGGGCTGGCCCAGGCCCGGCACCCGCTGAGCACCCGTAGCCACTACTTCGAGGTGGAGATCGTGGACCCTGGAGAGAAATGCTACATCGCCTTGGGGCTGGCTCGGAAG GATTATCCCAAGAACAGGCACCCTGGCTGGAGCAGAGGCTCTGTGGCTTATCATGCAG ATGACGGGAAGATCTTCCATGGCAGTGGTGTGGGGGACCCCTTTGGGCCACGCTGTTACAAAGGGGATATTATGGGCTGTGGAATCATGTTCCCCCGGGACTACATTCTGGACAGTGAGG GTTTTCTTCACTCGGAATGGCAAGATCATTGGGAAGAAGGATGCTGTTGTACCTTCCGGGGGCTTCTTCCCCACCATTGGGATGCTGAGCTGTGGGGAGAAAGTCAAAGTGGATCTGCACCCCTTGAGTGGCTAGGCCTTCTCCCCTGGACCGGCCCCTTCTGCCTCTCCTTGCCCTTTCCAGGTGCCCAGTTCCTGACTCCCTGA